The following are encoded together in the Halomonas halophila genome:
- the urtC gene encoding urea ABC transporter permease subunit UrtC — translation MLASRSWLSRPLRERSTQLFLGVLLAALAVVTLLNLILPAGHPMHVSTYTVTLLGKYLSFALLAVALDLVWGYLGILSLGHGAFFALGGYAMGMYLMRQIGDRGVYGDPVLPDFMVFLDWDSLPWYWQGFDMAGFAFLMVLLAPGLLALVFGFLAFRSRVTGVYLSIITQALTFALMLAFFRNEMGFGGNNGLTDFKELLGFDLRSDATRLGLFLASGLALALGYVLCRAIVASKLGRVSVACRDAEARTRFLGYRVERVQLFVFVVSAMLAGVAGALYVPQVGIINPGEFSPIFSIEVVLWVALGGRGTLYGAVIGALLVNYAKTVFTGVMPEAWLFALGGLFVVVTVLLPKGMAGLLASLRRRRDDVASETPTQGASS, via the coding sequence ATGCTGGCTTCGAGATCCTGGCTGTCGCGGCCGCTGCGCGAGCGGTCGACGCAACTCTTTCTCGGCGTGCTGCTGGCCGCACTGGCGGTCGTCACGCTGCTCAACCTGATCTTGCCGGCGGGGCATCCGATGCACGTCTCGACCTATACCGTGACCCTGCTCGGCAAGTACCTGAGCTTCGCGCTGCTGGCGGTGGCGCTGGACCTGGTGTGGGGCTATCTCGGCATCCTGAGTCTCGGCCACGGCGCCTTCTTCGCCCTGGGCGGGTACGCCATGGGCATGTACCTGATGCGCCAGATCGGCGACCGGGGCGTCTATGGCGACCCGGTGTTGCCGGATTTCATGGTGTTTCTCGACTGGGACAGCCTGCCCTGGTACTGGCAAGGCTTCGACATGGCGGGGTTCGCCTTTTTGATGGTGCTGCTGGCGCCGGGGCTGCTGGCACTGGTGTTCGGCTTCCTGGCGTTCCGCTCCCGGGTCACCGGGGTCTATCTGTCGATCATCACCCAGGCCCTGACCTTCGCCCTGATGCTGGCCTTTTTCCGCAACGAGATGGGCTTCGGCGGCAACAACGGTCTGACCGACTTCAAGGAGCTGCTCGGCTTCGACCTGCGCAGCGACGCCACGCGACTGGGGCTGTTCCTGGCCTCTGGGCTGGCGCTGGCGCTGGGTTATGTGCTGTGCCGGGCCATCGTCGCCAGCAAGCTGGGCCGCGTCAGCGTGGCCTGCCGCGACGCCGAGGCGCGCACGCGCTTTCTCGGCTATCGCGTCGAGCGCGTGCAGCTGTTCGTGTTCGTGGTCTCGGCGATGCTCGCCGGCGTGGCCGGCGCCCTCTACGTGCCCCAGGTCGGCATCATCAACCCCGGCGAGTTCTCGCCCATCTTCTCCATCGAGGTGGTGCTGTGGGTGGCGCTCGGCGGCCGCGGTACCCTCTACGGCGCGGTGATCGGGGCGCTTCTGGTCAACTACGCCAAGACGGTGTTCACCGGGGTGATGCCGGAGGCCTGGCTGTTCGCTCTCGGCGGGCTCTTCGTGGTGGTCACGGTGCTGCTGCCGAAGGGCATGGCCGGCCTGCTGGCGTCGCTGCGCCGCCGCCGTGACGACGTCGCCTCCGAGACACCCACGCAAGGAGCGAGCTCATGA
- the urtD gene encoding urea ABC transporter ATP-binding protein UrtD codes for MNLLKEMASRDRVFDFMAPVRSPVDVRHGPILYLEDVSVSFDGFRAINDLNLTIDDGELRCIIGPNGAGKTTMMDIITGKTRPDHGSVWFGSRHDLLTMNEPQIASLGIGRKFQKPTVFEALTVFENLELAMAADKRIWPTLTARLSGEARDRIDEVLVTIGLSAHRDRPAGILSHGQKQWLEIGMLLMQRPRLLLVDEPVAGMTEQEMERTAELLTGLAGKQSVVVVEHDMGFVRSIARTVTVLHQGSVLAEGSMDQVSSDPKVVEVYLGTESDNTEDARC; via the coding sequence ATGAACCTGCTCAAGGAGATGGCCAGCCGTGATCGCGTCTTCGATTTCATGGCGCCGGTGCGCTCGCCGGTGGACGTGCGCCACGGCCCCATCCTGTATCTGGAGGACGTCAGCGTCAGCTTCGACGGCTTCCGCGCCATCAATGACCTGAACCTGACCATCGACGACGGCGAGCTGCGCTGCATCATCGGCCCCAACGGCGCCGGCAAGACCACCATGATGGACATCATCACCGGCAAGACCCGGCCCGATCACGGCTCGGTGTGGTTCGGCAGCCGCCACGATCTGCTGACCATGAACGAGCCGCAGATCGCGAGCCTCGGCATCGGCCGCAAGTTCCAGAAGCCGACCGTCTTCGAGGCCCTGACGGTGTTCGAGAATCTCGAGCTCGCCATGGCCGCCGACAAGCGCATCTGGCCCACCCTGACCGCCCGGCTTTCCGGCGAGGCGCGGGACCGCATCGACGAGGTGCTGGTCACCATCGGCCTGAGCGCGCACCGCGACCGGCCGGCCGGGATCCTCTCCCATGGTCAGAAGCAGTGGCTGGAGATCGGCATGCTGCTGATGCAGCGGCCGCGGCTGCTGCTGGTCGACGAGCCGGTGGCGGGGATGACCGAACAGGAAATGGAGCGCACCGCCGAGCTGCTCACCGGCCTGGCCGGCAAGCAGTCGGTGGTGGTGGTCGAGCACGACATGGGCTTCGTGCGCTCGATCGCACGCACCGTGACGGTGCTGCATCAGGGCAGCGTGCTGGCCGAGGGCAGCATGGACCAGGTGTCGAGCGATCCCAAGGTGGTCGAGGTCTATCTCGGCACCGAGTCGGACAACACGGAGGATGCCCGATGCTGA
- the urtE gene encoding urea ABC transporter ATP-binding subunit UrtE: protein MLSIRALDQYYGESHTLWGVDLEIPAGQCTCVMGRNGVGKTTLMKAVMGEVAVASGSLRYGDDVELTKKRVEDRPRLGIGYVPQGRQIFPLLTVEENLRTGLAARGDGAKRIPERIYELFPVLAEMRHRRGGDLSGGQQQQLAIGRALVLEPRLLILDEPGEGIQPNIVAQIGEVIRRLIREDGLTVLLVEQKLPFARRYADRFAIMDRGRPVAEGAIDELDDELIRTHLTV, encoded by the coding sequence ATGCTGAGCATTCGCGCACTCGATCAGTACTACGGCGAGAGCCATACCCTGTGGGGCGTCGACCTCGAGATTCCGGCCGGGCAGTGCACTTGCGTGATGGGCCGCAACGGGGTGGGCAAGACCACCCTGATGAAGGCGGTGATGGGCGAGGTCGCGGTGGCCTCGGGCAGCCTGCGCTACGGCGACGACGTGGAGTTGACCAAGAAACGCGTGGAGGATCGCCCGCGGCTCGGCATCGGCTACGTGCCCCAGGGGCGCCAGATCTTCCCGCTGCTGACCGTGGAGGAGAACCTGCGCACCGGCCTGGCGGCCCGCGGCGACGGGGCGAAGCGCATTCCCGAGCGCATCTACGAGCTGTTCCCCGTGCTCGCCGAGATGCGCCACCGGCGCGGCGGCGATCTCTCCGGCGGCCAGCAGCAGCAGCTGGCCATCGGCCGTGCCCTGGTGCTGGAGCCGAGGCTGCTGATCCTCGACGAGCCGGGGGAGGGCATCCAGCCCAATATCGTTGCCCAGATCGGCGAGGTGATCCGCCGGCTGATCCGCGAGGACGGCCTGACCGTGCTGCTGGTCGAGCAGAAGCTGCCCTTCGCCCGCAGGTATGCCGACCGCTTCGCGATCATGGATCGCGGGCGGCCGGTGGCCGAGGGGGCGATCGATGAGCTCGACGACGAACTGATCAGGACCCACCTGACGGTCTGA
- a CDS encoding urease accessory protein UreD translates to MTAIPRALPSPAESGHRFDGERRWAASLSLAFDARDDGHTRMLKARHQGPLRVQRPFYPEAPDEAGRPGACHVYLLHPPGGLVSGDELAIEARLAPGAQALLTTPAANKLYRADSQGVRWHQHTRLAVAEDALLEWLPQETIAFDGSKGSQVTDIELAGGARCLGWEVLALGRPASRLPYVSGVIEQRFRLTREGRPLWCERQVLDPTHRRFRGAWGQGGARVQATLWAVGLDDEADVIAELREALPASREWAVTVRQGVLLLRYLGNERNVAWALCQRAWEVLRPRLAGRPASVPRIWLT, encoded by the coding sequence ATGACCGCCATTCCGCGTGCCCTACCGTCGCCCGCCGAGTCGGGCCACCGCTTCGACGGCGAGCGACGCTGGGCGGCGTCGCTGTCGCTGGCCTTCGATGCCCGCGACGATGGCCATACCCGCATGCTCAAGGCCCGCCATCAGGGCCCGTTGCGCGTGCAGCGCCCCTTCTATCCGGAGGCCCCCGACGAAGCGGGTCGGCCAGGCGCCTGCCACGTCTATCTGCTGCATCCGCCCGGCGGACTGGTCAGCGGCGACGAGCTCGCCATCGAGGCCCGGCTCGCGCCCGGGGCCCAGGCGCTGCTCACCACGCCGGCGGCCAACAAGCTCTACCGTGCCGACAGCCAGGGCGTGCGCTGGCATCAGCACACCCGGCTCGCCGTGGCCGAGGACGCGCTGCTGGAGTGGCTGCCCCAGGAGACCATTGCCTTCGACGGCTCGAAGGGCAGCCAGGTCACCGACATCGAGCTGGCCGGCGGGGCGCGCTGCCTGGGCTGGGAGGTGCTGGCCCTGGGCCGGCCGGCAAGCCGGCTGCCCTATGTCTCCGGCGTCATCGAGCAGCGTTTTCGCCTGACCCGCGAGGGGCGCCCGCTATGGTGCGAACGCCAGGTGCTGGATCCGACCCATCGTCGCTTCCGCGGCGCCTGGGGGCAGGGGGGCGCCAGGGTACAGGCGACGCTGTGGGCGGTGGGGCTCGATGACGAGGCGGACGTGATCGCCGAGCTGCGCGAGGCGCTGCCGGCGAGTCGGGAATGGGCGGTGACGGTGCGCCAGGGCGTGCTGCTGCTGCGCTACCTGGGCAATGAACGCAACGTCGCCTGGGCGCTTTGCCAGCGGGCCTGGGAAGTGCTGCGCCCGCGGCTGGCGGGGCGGCCGGCCAGCGTGCCGCGCATCTGGCTGACCTGA